In Plasmodium coatneyi strain Hackeri chromosome 8, complete sequence, the genomic stretch aaaaaaaacggaaaagcgATGACGTAGTAATGAAAGGTTGGGGTCCACGAATTGCCACTTTCCAAGGGGACCAAGCTGCATTATcccaggggaaaaaaacgaactaCGGTAAGGGGAGAAGCCTGCCAGAGGTGATTCGAATTggtaagaaggaggaagctACCCAACCGAGCTGTTCAACCGGCGtagaagcggaaaaaataaaaaaaataataacataatagaataaaaaaataagaaaacaaaaaaatatacaaaaaacaaaataatcgAATAGCGCGGTTTTACAACCCAGTCGATTGGAAAGAGGAACGAAGGAAGTCGCGTCAAAGTTGCAGGGGACGCTGCTTTCATGTATGCGTGTCAAGGCGCGAAAGGTTCCCTTTGTGAGCAAAGTTGCAGCTGCTTTAGGGGAATTATTTACCCTGCAAAGAGCGTAGTTATAAACCCTCCTGGTGGGTTGGAAACCACTTGCAGCAGAGCTATCTGTGTGGTGGTTAGCGATGGAGTCGAAGAAGAACCTGTACGATGAGTTCGGAAATTACATAGGGGAAGACATCGACAGCGATGGAGACTACTCAGatggggaggaggaggaggacgtAAGTGACGGAGTGGACCAGGAGGCAGATTCCGATTTGGATGGAAATAGCGATGCAGATAGTGACGAACGTAGCGATGAGGATAGCGATGCggggaggggaaaagcaaaagaaagaagaaggaaaaaaaaaagggggaaaaacgaaacTGGTAGTGATGACAGCGAAGGTAGTCATGCCGAAAgtgaggaagaaagtgaCGAAGGAGAGGGAAAGCGCCTTGGGGATAATATGGATGAACTGCAGAGAGCGTACGAAGGGGTGGAAGTGTTCGTAGAACAGGAAGATACACAAGACATAGAAGAAGCAACAatcaataaaataaacacaaACGTAGAACGAATCAGCTTTATTAAGAAGCTGGACGTAGAGGCGAACAGGAAGAACTTCGACTTGATCGAAACGAGTCTCCCCAACAACACATTCAGTTTTAAATACATGTCCCAATTGATGAACCAAACGcagtttataaaaaatatttgtataGCGGGGCACTTTCATCATGGGAAGACGACCCTCATAGATAGGATAATCGAATTTACTcgagagaaaaaggaaaacaaaacgaaaTTAACATATGGAAATGGAACAGCAAGCGGGGGGAACCCGAACAGCGGCACAGTAAGCTTCTTTAACGTGAATACAGAAATGGAGGGAGTactaataagaaaaaataatcctgGAAAGAATAATTCCTCCATGATGACTCCTTttaatacgaaaaaaatagaccACCTAATAAACTACACAGATACAAGGCTAGACGAACAAGCAAGAGGATTGTCCATCAAGGCAATTCCCATATCCCTCATTCTGCAGAATAAAATGTATGAAAATATTCCTAGTAATATTTtactaaataaaaaaaaaaataatttaaagtaTAAATCGTACCTTTTTAACATTATGGATACACCAGGACATGTAAATTTCTTCGATGAGTTTCTCTGTGCAGTGAATATCTGTGAATGTTGCTGCTTGGTGGTGGATGTGACAGATGGGTGCATGTATGTGACGGAAAATGTGATTAAGACGTGCATTTACGAGAATGTGAAGATCGTATTAATCCTTAACTGCATAGATAAGCTAATAATGGACTTACGTTTACCCCCGAATGATGCATACCACAAGATTAACTACACTATTGAGGAGATTAACAAGAAAATAGAATCCTTCTGCGATATGTTAAATAAGAGtgtaaaggagaagaagaaatttctTCTATCTCCCCTGAAGAACAATGTCCTGTTCGCTTCCAGCATTTatggcgttttttttaccctcAAATCGTTCAGTAAAATTTATTGTAATTTATACAACGCGTACAATATCGATATTGATGAATTCGCACAACACCTCTGGGGAGACATTTATTTCAACGAGAAGGACTTCTCTTTCGTTTCCTCTCCACTGTATTCAAATCAGAGGAGGTCATTTGTGGAATTTATCTTAAACccaatttataaaattttcgGATATGTTTgctcagaagaaaaagaattcctcattccttttttaaaaaattttaacattactttaaaaaaaaatgactacctttttaacaacaaatatcttctcaaaaaaataaatgggatGATATTTGAAGATACGACTGCGTTCGTCGATGTCATTTTGGACAATTGCCCCTCCCCAGTGGAAAATGCGAAACAGAAGACCAGGCAAATTTACTCAGGTTCGCTGAAAACGAAGTTATGTTACGACATGATGAGATGCCTCAAGGGGGACAAAACGGATAATTTGATGATTTACATAATTAAGAATTACCACCGACCGGAGTGCATCATTTTGGACCTCTTCGGTAGGGTCATGTGTGGCACCATCAGGAAGGGACAAACTGTGCGTATCTTGGGGGAGGGTTACAGCCCTAGTGATGACGAAGATATGATAACAAGAGTGGTTACTCATTTGTGGATTTACGAGGGAAGATATCGGGTTGAGGTCGATGAGGTCCCTGCAGGCAATTTCGTTCTCATTGGAGGTGTTGACATTTGCATAAACAAAACGTGCACCATAACgaatgtgaagaagaaaaaaaatggacccGCAAAAGGGCTGAAGAAGGATCAGCTGAGCGGAACCAAAGTAACGGGAATTTTACCCACTTCAAAACCTGGAAACagtttgaaaaaggaagaaagaacaatCCTTctcgatgaggaggaagaaacggaGATATTCTACCCCTTACATAGAAAATTCAAGTATATAAATTGTGCCAACTCCGTTTTTAAAGTTGCTTGTGAACCTATTAACCCATCGGAACTTCCCAAAATGTTGGAAGGACTCAGAAAAATTGATAAAACCTATCCTTTGTCGAGTACCAAAGTGGAGGAGTCCGGTGAACACATCATCCTGGGGACAGGGGAACTATACTTGGACTGCATTCTGCACGACTTGAGGAAGCTTTATGGAGATTTGGAAATTAAGGTGTCCGACCCTGTGGTGCAGTTTAACGAAACGGTTATCGAAACGTCCGCTCTGAACTGCTTTGCGGAGACACCaaataagaagaacaaaattcaTATGATTGTGGAACCGATGCAGAAGGAGCTGACGGATGACATTGTGCAGGGGCTGGTCCACCTGAACAAGGGCGAACGAGACGCCAACGTGGAGGAGTACTTACGCACCGTTGACCGGCTTCTGCTGGAGGAGGGAGAGGCGCAAAATGCAGGGTCATCGGAACAGGCGGTAGACGAATCGGACAAATCGGACGAGCCGAACGAATCGGACGCATCCGACGAATCCAACGAAGTGGATCTAAACGGAGCAAACGAAGGAGAACCCCCCACGGAGCagcgcacacacacactgaATTACAACCTAGACAAGAACGTTATCTCCCTCCTCAGGGATAAGCACAACTGGGATATGCTGTCCATAAGATCCATTTGGGCCTTCGGTCCGGAAAACAACAGCCCAAACGTCCTAGTGGACGACACCTTATATAAAGAAACGAATAAAGAAAACCTGTACTCCATTAAGGAAAATATCATTCAAGGATTTTGTTGGGCCACGAAGGAGGGACCTCTAATCGAAGAGTgcatgaaaaatgtgaaggtaaaaattttaaaaggtgaAATAGATGATGACCCAATAAATAGAGGAGCTGGACAAATTATACCAACAACGAGGAGAGCTATATATTCGTCCTTTTTACTGGCTACCCCGAGGTTAATGGAACCCATTTTGTTCACAGAAATTATTTGCTCAGGTGATTCTGTTTCATCTGTTTATAATGTGTTGTCTAGAAGAAGAGGACATGTATTGAAAGATTTCCCCAAAGTGGGAACCCCCCTGTATATGGTTCACGCGTACTTACCAGCAATTGAGTCCTTTGGGTTCGAAACTGATTTAAGGACACACACAAGTGGACAGGCATTTTGCTTGAGTATGTTTGACCATTGGCATATTGTCCCAGGGGATCCCCTAGACAAGTCAGTCATACTGAGACCCCTGGAGCCGGCGCCCATTCAGCATCTGGCCCGGGAATTTTTGCTAAAaacgaggaggaggaaagggtTAACCGAGGATGTTACGATTAACAGGTTCTTCGATGACCCGATGCTGCTAAACATAAAGGACGAATTCGCGGAATATTTCTGAGGCACACTGGCACGTGTGTGTACCTGTGGCTGGGGGtatggacttttttttttttaactcctacatttgaatgtaaaaattctgacttgttcatacaactttgaagattttttttttttttttttttttttttaatccctAATGATACCTTTATCCGTACTTGCATTGCTTCGTGTGCGCTGCCGCTCCAGCTAGCTGTACGGAAACGCGCAACTTTGCAACAgcacattttagggtgtca encodes the following:
- a CDS encoding U5 small nuclear ribonuclear protein translates to MESKKNLYDEFGNYIGEDIDSDGDYSDGEEEEDVSDGVDQEADSDLDGNSDADSDERSDEDSDAGRGKAKERRRKKKRGKNETGSDDSEGSHAESEEESDEGEGKRLGDNMDELQRAYEGVEVFVEQEDTQDIEEATINKINTNVERISFIKKLDVEANRKNFDLIETSLPNNTFSFKYMSQLMNQTQFIKNICIAGHFHHGKTTLIDRIIEFTREKKENKTKLTYGNGTASGGNPNSGTVSFFNVNTEMEGVLIRKNNPGKNNSSMMTPFNTKKIDHLINYTDTRLDEQARGLSIKAIPISLILQNKMYENIPSNILLNKKKNNLKYKSYLFNIMDTPGHVNFFDEFLCAVNICECCCLVVDVTDGCMYVTENVIKTCIYENVKIVLILNCIDKLIMDLRLPPNDAYHKINYTIEEINKKIESFCDMLNKSVKEKKKFLLSPLKNNVLFASSIYGVFFTLKSFSKIYCNLYNAYNIDIDEFAQHLWGDIYFNEKDFSFVSSPLYSNQRRSFVEFILNPIYKIFGYVCSEEKEFLIPFLKNFNITLKKNDYLFNNKYLLKKINGMIFEDTTAFVDVILDNCPSPVENAKQKTRQIYSGSLKTKLCYDMMRCLKGDKTDNLMIYIIKNYHRPECIILDLFGRVMCGTIRKGQTVRILGEGYSPSDDEDMITRVVTHLWIYEGRYRVEVDEVPAGNFVLIGGVDICINKTCTITNVKKKKNGPAKGLKKDQLSGTKVTGILPTSKPGNSLKKEERTILLDEEEETEIFYPLHRKFKYINCANSVFKVACEPINPSELPKMLEGLRKIDKTYPLSSTKVEESGEHIILGTGELYLDCILHDLRKLYGDLEIKVSDPVVQFNETVIETSALNCFAETPNKKNKIHMIVEPMQKELTDDIVQGLVHLNKGERDANVEEYLRTVDRLLLEEGEAQNAGSSEQAVDESDKSDEPNESDASDESNEVDLNGANEGEPPTEQRTHTLNYNLDKNVISLLRDKHNWDMLSIRSIWAFGPENNSPNVLVDDTLYKETNKENLYSIKENIIQGFCWATKEGPLIEECMKNVKVKILKGEIDDDPINRGAGQIIPTTRRAIYSSFLLATPRLMEPILFTEIICSGDSVSSVYNVLSRRRGHVLKDFPKVGTPLYMVHAYLPAIESFGFETDLRTHTSGQAFCLSMFDHWHIVPGDPLDKSVILRPLEPAPIQHLAREFLLKTRRRKGLTEDVTINRFFDDPMLLNIKDEFAEYF